From the genome of Leptodactylus fuscus isolate aLepFus1 chromosome 1, aLepFus1.hap2, whole genome shotgun sequence, one region includes:
- the LOC142204413 gene encoding olfactory receptor 6E1-like has protein sequence MFNTTRTFLLIELHYSRYLQNFIFSLLLVSYLITLAGNILIVTLTLKHQRLHTPMYFFLSNLSIVEICVTSTVTPKFLSVVASGNRVISYWGCILQCYFYFVLGSVDFFLLAVMSFDRYVAICQPLHYITVMNHRLCLYLAAGSWLCGFAETLLPTILFFNLRFCGSNVIEHFFCDIDPILKLVCEDISLINHLNLMASSFTILGSLTCIIVSYTFIIVAIFKIRSGGQRWKTFSTCSSHLILVFLFYSGSVIMCLRFINGFTIDFNIAAVVLNTIITPMLNPFIYTLRNSQVRQAIQEVIGWS, from the coding sequence ATGTTTAATACTACTCGGACTTTTCTTCTGATAGAATTACATTACTCTAGGTATCTTCAGAACTTCATTTTCTCGCTCCTTCTAGTCTCCTACTTGATCACTTTGGCTGGAAATATTCTCATAGTCACGCTTACCTTGAAACATCAGCGTCTCCATACTCCTatgtatttctttctttctaaCTTGTCCATCGTAGAAATATGTGTTACTTCAACAGTCACACCAAAGTTTCTGTCTGTAGTTGCATCTGGAAACCGTGTAATCTCCTATTGGGGTTGCATTTTACAGTGTTATTTCTATTTTGTCCTAGGTTCCGTTGACTTCTTTCTTTTAGCTGTTATGTCTTTCGATAGGTATGTGGCAATATGTCAACCTTTACATTATATTACTGTGATGAACCACAGATTATGTCTGTACCTTGCTGCAGGTTCCTGGTTGTGCGGCTTTGCCGAGACGTTACTGCCTACAATTCTTTTTTTCAACCTACGGTTTTGTGGTTCTAATGTTATCGAACACTTTTTTTGTGACATTGATCCAATTTTAAAGCTTGTCTGTGAAGACATTAGCCTTATAAATCATCTAAATCTAATGGCCTCATCTTTTACCATACTTGGATCACTTACATGCATCATAGTGTCATATACATTTATTATCGTAGCCATTTTTAAAATCCGGTCTGGCGGACAGCGATGGAAGACTTTCTCAACCTGTTCTTCCCACCTTATCCTTGTTTTCTTATTCTATTCAGGCTCTGTCATCATGTGTTTGCGTTTCATTAACGGATTTACCATAGACTTCAACATAGCAGCAGTAGTTCTGAACACCATAATAACACCAATGCTAAACCCATTTATCTATACATTGAGAAACAGCCAAGTAAGACAAGCCATACAGGAAGTTATTGGCTGGAGCTAG